The genomic interval GGTGTCCGAGCTCGACACGCTCCTCACCGAGCACGGAAAGACCCACGAGTTCCATAGCTACGACGACGCTGGCCACGGGTTCTTCGCCGTGGACCGTGCGATGTACCGGGTCGCCGCAGCCAACGACGGCTGGGTGCGCATCGCCGACTTCTACGCCGCTCACCTTGGAGGCTGAGCATGTGCACGTATGCGACGTCCCGGGCCGCGGTCTCCGGGAGCGCCAAGGGGCCGAACGGGCGCTGGTTCCACGTCACGGGCGCGACGGTCTACTTCGACCATCCGGTGCACGCACTGGCCGAGCACACCCTGAACATCGACCTCTCGAACCCGACCGGCGGGCCCTCGGCGAGGGTGGCGCTGGAGCTCACCGCAGAGTCCGCCCGCGCGCTGGTCGTGGCCATCGAGGAGGCCCTGGCAGCAGCGGGCTCGGGGGCGCTGGTCGACTAACCGCCCCGGCCCGGCGACGCTGGTGTCAGGCTGGGTCGGTGAGACAGCTGCGCGTGCTGGCGGTCGCCGGCCCGGTGCTGTTCACCCTGGACTGGATGCTGCTCGGGTGGTCGCACGTGGGCTACCGGCCGGACCGAGAGACGATCAGCTCGCTGTCGGCCCACGGCGCCCCGGGCTGGCCGGTGATGGTCGCCGGACAGGTGGCCCTGGTCGTCGCGTTCCTCGCGGTTGCGACCCTGTGCGTCCGGGTTCTCGGCCGCCCCGGGATCGGGCCGGCCGGGCTGTACGGCCTCGCCGCCGTGGGCACCGTCCAGGCCAGTGCGTTCCGTACCATTTGCACCCAGGTCGATGCCGGGTGGTGCACACCGATGCCGCGGTCGGCCTTCCCGCACCAGCAGTGGGCGCACGGGATCGGCACCGCGATGCCCTTCGCCAGCCTGCCGCTCGCCTGCCTGGTCGTCGCCTGGGTCACCCGGCGGGTCGACGGGCTGCGGGACGTGGCCGTGCTCGCGCTGGCCGTCCTGGTCGTGGCGCTGCCCAGCGTGTTGTGGTTCCTGACGCAGGGCACGGACTGGCACGGTCTGTCCGAGAAGCTGTTCTTGACCTCTCTTGCGGCGTTCACCGGGTATCTCGGCTTGCGGCTGGGAGGGTGTGCCGCCGGTGAGCTGGAAAGGGTGGGGTGTGACTGATGCCGACCGTGCTGCTCTGGGCGGTCATGCTGACTGGGATCGTCGTCCTCACCCCGCTGGCTCCCCGGGTCCGCGTCCCGCTGCCGGTGCTGCTGACTGTCTTCGGGCTCGCCCTGCCGCTGCTGCCCTCGGCTCCTCGCCTGAGCATCGACCCGGCGCTCATCCTGCCGGCTGTGCTGCCGCCCCTGCTGTTCGCGGCGACGCAGCGCTCGACAGCGCACGAGTTCCGGGAGAGCGCCAGGCCGATCCTGCTGCTCGCCGTCGGCCTCACCGTGGCCACTGCGGCCGTCGCGGCGGTGGTCGCGCACCAGGCCGGGCTGTCCTGGGGCCCGGCCTGGGTCCTCGGTGCGGTGGTGTCGCCGCCCGACCCGGTGGCCGCGACCGCTGTGGCGCGGCGGCTGAGCTTGCCCGGCCGGCTGGTCACGGTCCTCGAGGGCGAGGGGATGTTCAACGACGCGACCGCCCTGGTGCTCTACCAGCTGGGCGTGCTCGCGGTGGTCACCGGTCACGTCACGGCGGTCGACGTGGGGTGGGGACTGCTGCTGGCCGTGGCAGTCGGTGCGGGAGTCGGGTTCGCCGCCGGGGCGCTCACCCGCTGGGCGCTGGCCGCACTGCACGACGCGGCGGCGGAGACCACCGTGACGGTCGCCGTGCCGTTCGTGGCCTACCTCGCGGCGGACCGGCTGCACGGCTCCGGTGTCCTGGCCGTGCTCGTCCTCGGACTGTACCTGCGCAGCTACGGCCATCCGGCGCTCAGCTCGGGCGGCTGGCTGCTCGGCCGGGCAGTGTGGCGCTACCTCGACTACCTGATCACCTGCATCGTCTTCGTCCTCATCGGCTTCGAGCTCACGGCGGTGCTCGAGGACAGTCGGGTCGATGTGGCCAGCCTGCGTCTCGCGGGCTGGGTTGTGGCCTCGCTGGTCGTCGTCAGGTTCGCCTGGATGTTCCCGGCCGCCGCGCTGGCCCGGGCGCGACGACGCTTCCAGCCGGCCGCCACCCCGTCGGGGGTCCGCGAGACGACCATCGTGGCCTGGGCGGGAATGCGCGGTGTCGTGACCGTGGCCACCGCGCTGGCCCTCCCGCTCCTCACCGACGCGCGGGCGCCGTTCCCCTACCGGCACGAGATCGTCTTCGTCGCGCTCGTCTGCGTGCTGGTCACCCTGGTGGTCCAAGGGCTCACCCTCGCCCCACTGGTGAAGGTCTTGCGGGTTGGCGGCGAGGCCGCCACCGCACGGGACGTCGCCTCGCTCCGACGGCGTGCCGCCGCCGCGGCCTTGAGCGCGGTCGAGGGCACGGCGGCGGACCCCGAGGTGCCCGAGGCGGTCCGGCGTGCGGTCTTGTTGCAGTACCAGGGCTACCTGGCCGCGCAGCAGGCCCTGGGCGAGGCCCGCGGCCCGGCCGGGGAGGCCGACTACTCGGCGGAACTGGACCAGCTGCTGCGCCGGGCCAGCGAGGCCGAGCGTGAGGTGGTGCTGCGGGCCAGGCGGCAGGGCGAGGTCAGCCCCGAGGTCGCCGACGAGGTCCTGCACGACGTCGAGACGAGGGCGGTCCGTGACCTCGACTGAGCGGCCGGAGCTGATCGTCCCCTCCACCGTGCAGCAACTGGCTGCCTGCCCTTTGAGCTGGGGGCCGATCCTGGCCGGCCGTGAAGTGGGTGCCACCGGGCAGCCGGATCGACCTGGACGCCGAGGTGACGCGGCTGGCCTGACCCGCCGACGATTCACCCGAACGGCGCATCCGGTCACATCCGGTGAGGACAAGAATCGCGGGATCAATGGGAGGCCCCTCGTGCCCGACTCCCTGAATGATCTGGTTCCCTCCGGCAGCGACCTCGACCGCTACCGCGATCTGCTCTCGCTGCTCGACGCCACCGGCGCTACCGTCACGCAAGTCGACACCCCCGCGCCGCACAAGGTGCGGCAGGGCTCGGTCAACCCGAGCGACCTCACCTCGCTGCAGTTCGACCCGCTCTCCGGCGGGTTCGGCCACCGGACCAGCAGCGGCGGCGGACGCCCACTGACACTGGGCGACCCGCCGGACACCTACCTGGAGTTCCCCGACCCCTCGCTGACCTGGACCCTGTCGGTCGACTACACCGACACCAGCTACACCACCACGGCCGGGCCGTTCGACCTGCGGCTCACCTTCCCGGCCTCGGTGCTGCACCTGTCGGCGCTGCACGGCGCGAAGCTCGACGGGCAGGGGCTGCTGGTTCCCGACGACGCGCACCCCCTCGTGCTGTTCCACCTGCCGCGGCTCACCGTCAAGGTCGCCCGCGGGTCCACCGGTGGCGCGGGCGCGTCCCTGGTCTCGGCGGACGCCGGGGCCGGCGGCGGCGATGCCGACACCTTCGACTTCTGCCGGATGGAGCCGCCGTACGCCCTGGTCGGTCCCGGCGCGGTGTTCGGCTTCGCGTTCCGCTCCGCCGTCCTCGACCTGTCCGACGACGCCACCCCGGGCACGCCGCCGCCCGGGGTGGGGCCGGACTGGCACGGCCTGTGGCTGCCGGAGGCCCGCATCTTCGTGAGCCCGCACGGCATGGAGGACTTCGCCGTCGACGGGGGAGTGCGCGACTTGTACGTAGGGATCGGCCCGTCGAGCGGGGTCAGCGGCACCTTCGAGCTCGAGGTGGTCAACCGCGGCTCCGCCCCGACCGTGTCACTGCGGTTCCTGGACCCGCAGGGCCGGTCGTTCGCGGACAGCGGCGGGGCCGTGCAGGCGCCCGAGCACTGCGCCGTGATCGTCGACGCCGCCGGGGGCATCGCGCCGTACACCTACGCGCTGAGCGCCAGCGACGGGACGTCCAGCAGCACCGACCGGCTCGACCTCGCCGTCCCGGCCGCCGGGAGCCTCACGGTCACCGCGACGGTGACCGACGGCGGCTCGCACACCACGACCACGACCGCCACGGTCAGCCGGACGACGGGCACCAGCGGCAGCACGCCGTCCGACGCCCGGGTGACCCCGACCACTACGTCGTCCGGGACCGCGCAGCTGACGGTCGAGGCACAGACCGACACCGGCGTCACGGTGTCCCTGAGGCCGTCGCCGGGCACCGGCACCATCGCCTGGACGTGGGACGGCGGCGGCAGCGCCACCGGCGAGACCGCCACCATCCCGGTCGTCGCGGGTGCCCCGGTCTCGGTCTCCGCCACGTGGACGCCGGCTGTGGGGCAGCAGACTAGGAGCTGCAACTTCCGGTTCGACCACCCGACCGGGCGGGCCGGCACCCCCGACGACGCCGAGACGTCGGCCACGCCGGCCATGGACGCCACCTCGGCCGCCTCGTGGCAGTCCCCAGGCGGGGCGTTCGCCCTCGGCGAGGACGTCGTCCCGCACGGGGCGCACGTCACGGTCACCGGATACGCGTCGTACGACGGCGACGACAGCGACCGGGCGGCGAGCTACAACCAGGCGCTGTCCGCGCGCCGGCAGGCCGTCCTCACCCAGCTGCTGGCCACCCTGCGCCCCGACCTGCCGACCCCCGCCCAGGGCACCCCCAACGGCTTCACCGACAGCAAGGCACAGGGCGGCGACCGCAGCGGCTGGTGGAAGGCGACCGTGGCCTACACCCCGCCCGGGCCGGTCACGGTTACGGGCACGCTCACCCGGCCGGCCGCCCCG from Actinomycetes bacterium carries:
- a CDS encoding DUF998 domain-containing protein; translated protein: MRQLRVLAVAGPVLFTLDWMLLGWSHVGYRPDRETISSLSAHGAPGWPVMVAGQVALVVAFLAVATLCVRVLGRPGIGPAGLYGLAAVGTVQASAFRTICTQVDAGWCTPMPRSAFPHQQWAHGIGTAMPFASLPLACLVVAWVTRRVDGLRDVAVLALAVLVVALPSVLWFLTQGTDWHGLSEKLFLTSLAAFTGYLGLRLGGCAAGELERVGCD
- a CDS encoding DUF6295 family protein: MCTYATSRAAVSGSAKGPNGRWFHVTGATVYFDHPVHALAEHTLNIDLSNPTGGPSARVALELTAESARALVVAIEEALAAAGSGALVD
- a CDS encoding Na+/H+ antiporter, encoding MPTVLLWAVMLTGIVVLTPLAPRVRVPLPVLLTVFGLALPLLPSAPRLSIDPALILPAVLPPLLFAATQRSTAHEFRESARPILLLAVGLTVATAAVAAVVAHQAGLSWGPAWVLGAVVSPPDPVAATAVARRLSLPGRLVTVLEGEGMFNDATALVLYQLGVLAVVTGHVTAVDVGWGLLLAVAVGAGVGFAAGALTRWALAALHDAAAETTVTVAVPFVAYLAADRLHGSGVLAVLVLGLYLRSYGHPALSSGGWLLGRAVWRYLDYLITCIVFVLIGFELTAVLEDSRVDVASLRLAGWVVASLVVVRFAWMFPAAALARARRRFQPAATPSGVRETTIVAWAGMRGVVTVATALALPLLTDARAPFPYRHEIVFVALVCVLVTLVVQGLTLAPLVKVLRVGGEAATARDVASLRRRAAAAALSAVEGTAADPEVPEAVRRAVLLQYQGYLAAQQALGEARGPAGEADYSAELDQLLRRASEAEREVVLRARRQGEVSPEVADEVLHDVETRAVRDLD